In the Engystomops pustulosus chromosome 2, aEngPut4.maternal, whole genome shotgun sequence genome, one interval contains:
- the TMEM81 gene encoding transmembrane protein 81 — MELYRRNVMLTLLSLLFILCELSGSFGQKKETNPVTIPRGMETASAQAVVETTECSVTCGVGSKTEKRCLVDRSGIQKDCELIRVECLSNWLCGLEAYTLRVGDYFTMDCQIPSTGTLGGPRHYYWKYAAGIITINDIYFRPVKNKNSTTVFESIEEKASGTYRCDVQNEVDLKIVKRIYYGVRIISPGIIDINYNKYLISKQKLASMAKELTNQDSEEKFELYGGIYTYVAIGSAVGILTGILVLVLIRCTSRSKKESFDDYTSTL, encoded by the coding sequence ATGGAGCTCTATAGAAGGAACGTCATGCTTACACTGCTCTCCTTGCTCTTTATCTTATGTGAGCTAAGCGGTTCTTTTGGCCAAAAAAAGGAAACTAATCCCGTCACCATACCCCGTGGAATGGAAACTGCTTCTGCTCAGGCAGTTGTAGAAACCACAGAGTGTAGCGTGACGTGTGGAGTAGGAAGCAAGACAGAAAAACGTTGCCTTGTGGACCGCTCTGGCATTCAGAAGGACTGTGAACTTATAAGGGTGGAATGTCTCAGTAACTGGCTGTGTGGTTTAGAAGCCTACACTCTGCGGGTTGGTGACTATTTCACTATGGACTGTCAGATTCCATCTACTGGAACCCTAGGTGGACCCCGCCATTACTACTGGAAATATGCTGCTGGAATTATAACCATTAATGATATTTATTTCCGACCAGTAAAAAATAAGAATTCCACAACTGTTTTTGAATCCATAGAGGAGAAAGCTTCTGGAACGTATCGCTGTGATGTGCAAAACGAAGTTGACCTGAAGATAGTAAAACGCATTTACTATGGAGTTCGGATTATTAGCCCTGGAATTATTGATATTAACTACAACAAGTACCTCATCAGCAAACAGAAGTTAGCGTCCATGGCTAAAGAACTTACTAACCAAGATTCAGAGGAAAAATTTgaactgtatggtggtatatacacctATGTTGCAATTGGGAGTGCTGTAGGGATACTGACAGGCATACTTGTTTTAGTGTTGATCCGATGTACATCTAGATCTAAAAAGGAGTCATTTGACGACTACACTAGTACATTGTAA